AACAAAGAAATTAAGGTGGCAGTTTACAGAGACAAACATTCGAAACAAACATATCAAAATAGGTTCAACAAATTTAAACGCATGCACATGCAGTCATCAGAACTCAAGTACTGATCTAGtgtttttcttcaaatttgatCTCCGCAGCAACATATCATTATCACCTGCCGtcaaaaacataattaagaaaGCATCAAAACATAAATACTAATTAATGCTACTAAACATTTTACTATCACATAGTAAATGGACATACTGACTTAGCTAGATTCAATAAAACGTACACTTGGTCCAGAATCCAGAATTCTTATCCTACTGACCTATCAAAATGTTGcatgaattaaaaatgattcGAGTTTAAACTTGCAAGGGCCAGCGGTTGAAAATTTATCCTATGCTGCTTTTTCAGGCTCCATCACCTTCACTTTTTAACAACCAGCTAACCTGCACATATCAGAATAATcaagctaaaaaaattaaaaattcactCAAAAAGAGACTTCATGCAacttctttaaattaaaaactaatacCTTTTGTcaaatctttttcttccaCTTCCCttctcttttgtcttttttcatACTCATCCAAAGATAGCATAACCTGCATATATCAGAATAAATccagataaaaataattaagaatttactTAATTGAGACTTTATGCAACTTCTAACTTAGCCAGGCTCTTTAAACTGAAAACTTACACCTTTCGTCAAATACTCTGCTTCATCATTATGCAAATAAACGTATGTttgtatacatatattttcattttaatattttagatttagTGATGAACagaaataattatattgtgttaattacctctttttcctcttctttGCTGCTGCTTTCTgcctcttcatcatcaattttTCTGAATGAAACAAGAGTCTCAATACAGATAGCTGAATCACGAGGACCCTTTGGCACATTGTTTATCGATATGGGACCATGACCTAACTTATCTATCTGGTCATACCAGTATAGGTTCCAAGCTTCATTCTCCCCATTGTAAGTGTCCACCAGAATTTTGTCTTCACACTTGGAATAAGCCAACGGTTTGACAAAGTCACAACCATCACCAAATACTCCATTCTTGCGAAAAGAATGCCTCTCCCAACTTACTGTCGCCTTTTTCTTATCATTGACAGTATCCTTCAATTGCCATATTTGACAAAAACTCCCATGGCCATCATCAACACAACTAACACATATAGATCCAGCTAATGGAAACAAAAACACAGCATATACATCTCCTGAAGTATCTATAGGAATTTTGCCACTGGAAATTTGTGCCGTTGAGAGATCAAAACTTAAAATCAGATCTTGGACATCTTCCTGGGGACCTGATGCTACCAACCAATACAACCTACCATTTGAAAAACCAGCATCAGCACAGGAGGAACCAAGATAGAACGGCTTCTCAGTCTCATACTCTAGTGCATAGCCTTCTTTGAAACTATAAACTCGAATTTCTGTTCTCTCAATGTTCCCTCTTCTCTGAATCATCCTAACCAGCTTGTAGTCATCATCAACCGGATTATAACCAAATCCATCACAAACATCATCCTTGACATCGAACTCTCCAAGCCAAAAGCTTGTTAtgtgataattttccttagTCGAAGGGTTATGCACTGCAATGCTTCCACTTGAATTCCTCAATGCAATCAGCCCATTGCATGATCCAATAAATGGAGTATCTGTTCCTTGTTCCCAATCTGTGAAGGGCTGATCGATTTTCCTGAGTGGAATTTCCAGACTCGAGGTATTTGTTGTATCCAAGCTCCCGATAAACAACTGACCATACCAACTCTCTTCAGATGTTGAAACAGGACACACTGTATGAGTGAGAATTAAGTTGAGATTTGTGTTTGTTTCAACCGAGTGCTTCATGTGCTCCATTATGAACCTCTTGCTTTTGATTA
This window of the Citrus sinensis cultivar Valencia sweet orange chromosome 8, DVS_A1.0, whole genome shotgun sequence genome carries:
- the LOC107178320 gene encoding F-box protein CPR1-like isoform X2 — its product is MNPSADYHNTAKAEVLEELGDIDLEGKNDKTENVEGQSSFPLDVQEAVLTRCSVKTLLRFKSVSKSYYGLIKSKRFIMEHMKHSVETNTNLNLILTHTVCPVSTSEESWYGQLFIGSLDTTNTSSLEIPLRKIDQPFTDWEQGTDTPFIGSCNGLIALRNSSGSIAVHNPSTKENYHITSFWLGEFDVKDDVCDGFGYNPVDDDYKLVRMIQRRGNIERTEIRVYSFKEGYALEYETEKPFYLGSSCADAGFSNGRLYWLVASGPQEDVQDLILSFDLSTAQISSGKIPIDTSGDVYAVFLFPLAGSICVSCVDDGHGSFCQIWQLKDTVNDKKKATVSWERHSFRKNGVFGDGCDFVKPLAYSKCEDKILVDTYNGENEAWNLYWYDQIDKLGHGPISINNVPKGPRDSAICIETLVSFRKIDDEEAESSSKEEEKEVMLSLDEYEKRQKRREVEEKDLTKG
- the LOC107178320 gene encoding F-box protein CPR1-like isoform X1 — protein: MNPSADYHNTAKAEDQVLEELGDIDLEGKNDKTENVEGQSSFPLDVQEAVLTRCSVKTLLRFKSVSKSYYGLIKSKRFIMEHMKHSVETNTNLNLILTHTVCPVSTSEESWYGQLFIGSLDTTNTSSLEIPLRKIDQPFTDWEQGTDTPFIGSCNGLIALRNSSGSIAVHNPSTKENYHITSFWLGEFDVKDDVCDGFGYNPVDDDYKLVRMIQRRGNIERTEIRVYSFKEGYALEYETEKPFYLGSSCADAGFSNGRLYWLVASGPQEDVQDLILSFDLSTAQISSGKIPIDTSGDVYAVFLFPLAGSICVSCVDDGHGSFCQIWQLKDTVNDKKKATVSWERHSFRKNGVFGDGCDFVKPLAYSKCEDKILVDTYNGENEAWNLYWYDQIDKLGHGPISINNVPKGPRDSAICIETLVSFRKIDDEEAESSSKEEEKEVMLSLDEYEKRQKRREVEEKDLTKG
- the LOC107178320 gene encoding F-box protein CPR1-like isoform X3, which gives rise to MEHMKHSVETNTNLNLILTHTVCPVSTSEESWYGQLFIGSLDTTNTSSLEIPLRKIDQPFTDWEQGTDTPFIGSCNGLIALRNSSGSIAVHNPSTKENYHITSFWLGEFDVKDDVCDGFGYNPVDDDYKLVRMIQRRGNIERTEIRVYSFKEGYALEYETEKPFYLGSSCADAGFSNGRLYWLVASGPQEDVQDLILSFDLSTAQISSGKIPIDTSGDVYAVFLFPLAGSICVSCVDDGHGSFCQIWQLKDTVNDKKKATVSWERHSFRKNGVFGDGCDFVKPLAYSKCEDKILVDTYNGENEAWNLYWYDQIDKLGHGPISINNVPKGPRDSAICIETLVSFRKIDDEEAESSSKEEEKEVMLSLDEYEKRQKRREVEEKDLTKG